The following proteins are encoded in a genomic region of Terriglobia bacterium:
- a CDS encoding efflux RND transporter periplasmic adaptor subunit produces EAARDRQDVSAIAQLQAKADADQAQIENANLQLAYTDIRSPISGVAGLRLIDLGNIVRAADTKGIVIITQVEPIAVLFNIPEDSLQPVLALLRSGAAVPVEAWGRDDSARLATGRLVAADNQIDETTGTVKLKALFDNKDDALFPNQFVNVRLMANVR; encoded by the coding sequence CGAGGCGGCGAGGGATCGGCAGGATGTCTCTGCCATTGCGCAGCTCCAAGCTAAAGCCGACGCCGATCAAGCCCAGATCGAGAACGCGAACCTGCAGTTGGCTTACACGGATATTCGGTCACCGATTTCAGGTGTTGCCGGCCTGCGGCTGATTGATCTCGGCAACATCGTCCGTGCCGCCGATACGAAAGGGATTGTCATTATTACGCAAGTGGAGCCGATCGCCGTGTTGTTCAACATACCGGAAGACAGTTTGCAGCCGGTGCTCGCTCTTCTCAGAAGTGGCGCTGCGGTACCGGTCGAGGCCTGGGGCCGTGACGATAGCGCAAGGCTCGCAACGGGCCGGCTCGTAGCGGCCGATAACCAGATTGACGAGACAACCGGGACCGTGAAGCTGAAGGCGCTCTTCGACAACAAAGACGATGCCCTGTTCCCGAATCAGTTCGTCAATGTGCGCTTGATGGCGAATGTTCGCTGA